Genomic window (Phragmites australis chromosome 5, lpPhrAust1.1, whole genome shotgun sequence):
gcttatgtgtgccttgAGCTAAAGTAATAGTTTGTATGGAGCCTTGATACCAAATTTCACCAGGTTTAAGAAAGCCTTGTGAACATAACTAATTAGAAACAGCATCACAGAGTGAGCAGAGcattttcaatatttatattgaaAACAGCTTTCAACATCCAGAAACACAATATTACTAATACAATGCAAAAAAATGTATTAAACATTGTAGCGGCATTACATCATCAAATGCGCTCTTTGCAGCAAGACTGCAATGACACTAAGGCTCTGTTTGTTTATTGCTGCTAATTCTGGTTTCTCTGGTGTTAGAAGTTAAAAGACAGAAGCACAAACAAACAGTGTTACGGAAAAGTGATGCCAAAGTTTGTTTCTggaaaaaataaactagaaattGACAAGCTGACTGAGAGTATTTTTTCTGAGAAGTTACACTACGAAGTTAAAAATGTATTGTAAACATCAAAAACAGATTttcagaaaaaacaaaaacactaccttttaaaataattaaaatcaaaagcaacaaacaaacagCCCCTAAATAGCACAAATAATACAGAGGgcaacaaaaagaagaacacTCTTCTTCTTAAGCATATTGAATACATACCTACAGTACTTTAGTCAAGCGTACTACATCAGCTATAAAAATTCATCGAAGACATGGAAATCAAGAACGGACCGTCTCTTCTAGCGTCGCACATTGAGCATCTCCTTGGCCTCTTCCTGCTCGACCTGCAGGGAATCGCTGGCATACTTGCTAAGcagctccttcttcttcctctctaaGACCATCCGCTCAATCTCCTTCTCATCGGGTAGCGGCACATGTGCAACAAATTCCCTCCcagcctcctcccccttctctctTTCCCTTTTCTCTTCCTCGTacttcctctcctcctcgacctcctcctccaccccttcAAACAGCACCTCCCTAGCAGCCTCCCCACCGCGCCCACCTGCCGCAGCCACCTTGCCGCTCACCACCCCCTTCATGGCTTCCCGCCGCACCCTCTCCACGCGGTGCCACTCATTGACGATCTCCGTCCGCATGCGCTTCTCGGCGGTGGCCTCGAGGGGCTCCAGCACGCCGTCCTCGTCGTCGTAGTACCCGTAGTAGCCGGCGTTGATGCGCTTGTGGATCTCGTAGCGGGTGCGGCGCTTGCGTATCTCAGGTGGCTTTTCGAAGAGCTCGCGCACGCCGGGGAGCTTCCTGGCGGCGCCGAAGTAGCGGTACCCGGGGCCACGGCCGGAGGGGTTGGGGACGGCGACGATGTTGCCATCGAGGTCGGTCATGAGCGGCGCGTTGGAGCTGCGGGAGTAGTCGCGGCCGCCAAGCTCGACGATGCGTCGCTCCCAGTGGCCGCGCTCGCGGAGGAGCTTGTTGATCTCGTCGTTGAGGTCGCGGAGGCGGTGCTCGCCGAGGCCCTCGTTCTGGATCTCGGCGACCTTGGCACCAATCTCGCGGAGGATCTCGGAGCGCCAGCGCTCGGCGTCGGCGAGGTCGCGGCATTCGGATGCGAGGTAGGGCCGGCGCTCGCGGGGCTTGCGCTTCTCCTCCTGCTTCATCGTGATGAAGCGGTTCAGCATCGACTGCGCCTTCTCCTCGTTGCGAGCCATGGAGGCCGGTCGGGGGGAGAcaacggccggcggcggcggcggcggcggcgaggttcTTGAGGGGGGTTGGGAcgtgaggagggaggaggcgggCGGGTTCGATTGGGCTCGAATCGATAGGGATTTGCGGGAGCCGGCTTCGATGGCTTGGCTTCGCGGCTGGCTCCGGTTCGGATCCGTCCTGTCTCCCTGGTCGGTTTGGTGGCGTCTGATGAGGATCCAACGGTCAgatggatggaggagaggagaaggtcaggtgtttgtgattttttttagaccTGCTTTTACAGTGTGCTTCTCTTTCGGATTGAAATGGAGTAGGAAGTTTAAATTCCATGACTATTTCCTAGTATTTAGACCTGAGGCACGTTGCCATCCTTTTGAAATTATCGAGTGCATATAGGCTATAATTAGATTCAATCCTCATTGGttaagaagaaaattaaaatagttttcCAGCTAATGAAAGGGATGGGATCAAATCACCTTCCATCCCTAGTAACTTGTATTCAGATATCTGAGCTACACATGCAgtaaaaaatgttttcatatcAAATAGGTGCCAATACCAAGTCAACACGAGCACACACACAAGTTAACATAACACAACGCAAAGGTACCAAAACAAATGTCTCCTAAATGCACAACGCCCTAAGCAAACTCAAAATTTCAAACCTAAGGTAGAGTCCTGCACAGCATCAGATAATGTCGGGATTGTTACTGTACAAAACACCAATCAACCTGACATATCGATATTGCATTGGATTTCTGTGATTTTGTGACAATCAACGTTAGAGAATGAATTACTATAATTAGTCCCTGGGTAGCATTGTCGTCAACATTTGTTGAGTGCCGGCAGGCAACCTAGTTGCATATCAAACGTCATGTGAGCGTTGGTGTTAGAATGACCGATTATGAATATGGgtgtctgtcggtgtatcaggaaccgggggtctctgagtcccgaggccaggccggccatccgccacgtgtcgccatcccgcgaggtccctccggCGGaatgaggaaagttcaagttctaggagaaggtgctcggggccatagtcACTGGTTCCCGAGcatcccagttccccgatgattcgtaaagtctaagttccgggaagaaagtgctcggggaggtgcccggtcacccccgagcaccctagtcccccgacgatcagaaaagctaagttccgggagagagagctcggggactgcgcgcggcagcccccgagcgctcagttccccgagggtcagtgtgaaagtgctcgggagggagtgctcggggctgcacgtggcagcccccgggctctcggttccccgaaagatctatgcaaaagtgctcgggagagagtgctcggggttgcacgtggcggcccccgagcactcggttccccgaaggttcgtacaagagtactcgggagagagtgctcggggaggtgaacagtacccccgagcgcccggtaccccgagggcgaagataggcattctcgggagagagtgctcggggagatgaacagtacccccgagcactcggtgccccgacgactcagaaagaccTCCGAGGCACCTGCCAATGGGGTGTCAATCCGTCAGAGGTCCGATGCCGCATTCaatgagcgtgcatggcctgacatccccaactgctcccgccgcagtgtcagttcctgccatgttttggcagagaggcgtggggctattaattgcacgggtcccgtcctgtatcatccggtgtgtctcgggataacatcgccaggatcaaggcgttccgtccaccgccctgctgtggcagaggaacaagacaggacgggcacgccaagttgctctgcggctgcccggtgggccctctctacggcgcctgttgccagggcgtttatggtgacaggtgaccgggcgtgcgccgcgtttcccaccccccggtc
Coding sequences:
- the LOC133919234 gene encoding uncharacterized protein LOC133919234 encodes the protein MARNEEKAQSMLNRFITMKQEEKRKPRERRPYLASECRDLADAERWRSEILREIGAKVAEIQNEGLGEHRLRDLNDEINKLLRERGHWERRIVELGGRDYSRSSNAPLMTDLDGNIVAVPNPSGRGPGYRYFGAARKLPGVRELFEKPPEIRKRRTRYEIHKRINAGYYGYYDDEDGVLEPLEATAEKRMRTEIVNEWHRVERVRREAMKGVVSGKVAAAGGRGGEAAREVLFEGVEEEVEEERKYEEEKREREKGEEAGREFVAHVPLPDEKEIERMVLERKKKELLSKYASDSLQVEQEEAKEMLNVRR